The DNA window GCCAGAGCAAATATAAGAGCCATAGAAATATAAATGAGGCGTGAATAAAGAACCACATAGGTGTTcaagtgctgctgcactggATACCAGCTGACTCCTTTGGCTGAACTGCCTAAAAAACTGGATGTGCTTTAAGTCAAGTACTAATCTGTGTTAAAACAATTCATCTGTGAATTGCTGTCTCAAATTAGGCACGACCCTTGGTATTCAAAACAAGCAATTTCGTAGAAAAGTCACAGTCAAAAATGAAGCTGTGGCTAAGCAGGCACTCAAAAGAGCCAGCAGAATTATTTGCATTCAGAAATATGGAACCATCCAACAGATCAGCTGAGGGCCAAGTGCCTCCCTATGTTTGCTTCCTCCTTGCTTTCAGTTTCCCTTCCACGACCTTGTACAAATTCAGATCCAGAATGAAGATACCCTGTCACTCACAGCCACTCCTACAGGCACTGCTGAGGATGGTTCATTTCCAGCAAGCTCCTATCTGGCAAAAAATTCAAATCCAGGGTTTTCTTCCTCAGTAagattacttaaaaaaaattactttgggCAAGTGTATAGTTAaccaaaaaaacagaaaaaatactaaaatttgAGAAAGGAGAACTATTTGTAGCTGTCATTGTTAAAATTCAAATTCTAATAAGTAATTTCCTAAAATTATATTCAAAATGGTCCTTAAAATGTAGTTATCAGTAAGATCATTTATAGTATCGGTCTGCATTTCTCTATTTCAGAAAGAtactaaaaaattaataaaataaatctgtaatGAGCAAAGCAATATTATCCCATTTTTATCCTCAAATCTTCAAGTCTTCAAACCAAAATACAATACTGAAGCAATAATTACTCAAGTAGTGTCTCAACAGTCTGAGTTTTGTTCAattatgaaaggaaaaacagcattttGCTCTACATACAAAGGAATTGTCACCAGAACCAAGAGTTCTGGCAAATACTGATTGTATTTGTTATTAAAAGGTTCATTTTAGCAATTATTATTTGAAATAGCTAATGGATTTAGCTGGCAACAAAATTTATACCTGGTAAACTGTTACATTTTTCTGGCTACAGAATAAGAGGCAAAACAAAGGCTGAACATCTTGACTCAACACTGATGACAGTGATAAACACTACCAAGAAATGCCTGATGGAATCATCTTGACAGGCAATTCATATGTAACATTCCAGTTAATCTGTTATGATGAGACATAATGAAAGAGACAGCTCCAGGCCACCTGGGGAAACTCTGTCAAATAGAGAAAGCAGCTTTACTTCAATGCTTTACAAGGGGTTATTATTGATTAGAGCACAGGAAGGTGTCATTCTTGTACACAAACTGAGAGATGCAGTTATTTGTGTCAATTAACTCCTATTCAATGTTAGTATTGATTGGCAAGGTCTGAACACTAGTCACTGCCATCAATATGCTATTTCTGAAGGAGGCAGTCAAAAGACACAGATaaccagcagggcacagcagtaTGGATCTGCTGATGTACTGCAGTCACTGCACTGCATCAACAGTCAGGCTTCTGCAACTGAGTAACCTCAGTACAGCACCTGTCCTAAAACACTtgtgcagctggaaaaaataacatttcagagAGATCAGAGTAAAGCAAGCAACCTACAGGTGTGAAGCCTTAAATAATAAGGAGCAGTGGAAGGGCAGTCACTTTCAAACAAGCTCTGTGTCAACACCAAGGCCTCTGAAGAGCAAAGCTTTCTGAAAACAGGGAACTGCAGGGCCTCTGTAGAAATGGTTCATTAATTCTTTGTCTTGCCTCTAGCCAAAACTGTTACCTCAGAACAATCCATGAAAGAGGTCACTAGATTTCTGTCCTAAAAATAGAATGTGGAAATGTTGAAACTGTACAAAactttgtgtgtgtgattttAGTTTGGCAGTGAAATCTTTTCTGTTAAAGAGTTTGGCCAAATTCTCCCTCACCTAcctagagaaagaaaacaatatgcAATTTCCCAAAATGGAATGTGCCCACTTTCTtggcctgtgcagggcaggataCACGAGCTAGGAAAGCTGGAAGATCCCAAATAGCTGTGTGGGTTGCTCAGTTGCTGCTTTGTGGGTCTTGTGTTCCCTCCAGCAGGACACATCGTGGCCACCCAGCAGGACCACGCGGGTTCCACACTGTGAGGGAGCCTGACTGAGCACCTGGATCCAAGGGGCACAAACTTCCAGGATAAAGGACTGAAGAGTAAGATGCATAAAAACTCCATCTCAAATGACCTCCTGATAACTGACTAGTGCCCAGCCTGCAAAGCAAGGGAACTCAATAGGGGAACTGTAGGAATCCAGAGTAAATACAAACAGTAAACCCAGCATCTTTGCAaacacagcagcctctgcttccTCCATCCAGATTCCCAGGTAGGGGCATATATAGCTGCAGTTCAAGGATCTGTCCATTCTGTAAATCTGCAAACTGCCTTCATGGCATTAGGATGCAAAGCTGTGACTTTAGGGGATCTCAGCTAcctgtattttttccaaaacttgCAGGAAGATGAATGACTTTAACTAatccagggcagcacaggcaaaTACTGAAGCAtatattgtttttctttaggTTTCAACTAGACCAATTTAACCATAAAAGGGAGCTTTTCTACCTCCTGGAAAACAGCAACATATTTACATACTGTAATATCATTTAGTTTGATTACAGCCAGCAAAAATAAGTTACTATTCAACCTTAGGCTTCTTTTGAGAAAACACCACGAACATCCTGATACTCCCCTACTTCCACACAGAACTTCATCTGTGACCAAGTACCACTGATTAACTTGAAACTCAGAACTTAAAATTCCACTTAACAAGTGTAATAGGTAAAATAGGTATAAATAAGTGTATATACCAGAGAATATATATTCAGGATACATACTTAAAAGCTAAAAGACTGTCTTGGACACATGATAAAATCGAGTTGTAACAAGAAGTCTTGAACACATCTCACATCTGATTCATTGGTAGAGTTCAATGTCAATGATAAGCTCCATAATGGGAATTAAAATACTTGCAACCATAAAATACAGATGGaatcctatttttaaaatgaagtattatgccttaaaaaaacccaaccataCATTCAAAATCATTTCTCCTCAATTTATATATAAGAAGCTAATTTTCTCTGGATCTTTTAACAAAGTGCCCTTACACACTCTGGAGAATTATTTGACATCTCAGTTTTCGTAACAAAAGCTTACAGGCACTGAGGGACTTTGTTTGGGAAGAGCTCTAACCATTCTAAAACGTCTCTTGAGATCTCTCTAGTGTGTTTCTTAGCAGTGGTGATTGAATAAATGCTGCCCAAAGGAGGCTGAACTGCAAGTGTTCCTTTAAAAACCAATGGAGCTGAAAATCGTTGTTGCTTAGTTCACCACATGCTCTTTTACCCTTCTTCAGCTAAGCTCTACTACAGCCATGTGTTTTACCTACTACCCTTCTTGCCAGGCTCTTCAGCCTCAAATATCTTCAGTACAAAAAACAGGAAAGAGCACCAGCGTTTATCAGTGATCCTCCATTGTCATTAAGCATTTGAACCACATTAACAAAGTAACATTTGAATTTCTATACCTTGTAAATACAAATACCATTTAAAATTCATCCCACATCTCCCTGCCAAAGCACTCAACCCAAAACTTAAGAGACTACTAATATTAAATAAACCTACATCCCAAATTGGAGATTCAAGTCTATGCTTTCCTCTAAATATCCATGAGCTAGCTCTTGTGTTCCAACAATCAGTAATGCAAGACAGAAAAAGGGCCcaaaggtttttatttattcttccctatttcctgtatttttgtattattttgctATCAGCGACAACAAAACTCCATTTATTTTGAGATATATTATATGaaggcttttaaaattcttgtatAGAGCCCACAAATGTCTTTAACCACCCCCCACCCAGATTCCTGAATTTCTAAGCAGCTGATCTGGAATCTTCACAGTAAGAGAACCCCAAGAAGTTGCTACCATAACCTTCAACTTACTTCCTAACAAAAATGatacaaaaaataaactcaCAAAGTGTTATCTAAGAGATCAAAACAGATTAGAGGAGACCTTTAAATTATGATGAACTACTGTTGCACGAACCAGGAATTGGGTTAAAGACCAAGTAAATTTGATTTGGTTCTATTCTGTAAACCCACAAGTGTGTGTGCATATACATACATGTACATATAGGTGTTTTAGAAGTCTGTTTTGGTTTCAAGTCTCATTTGCTATAAACCACAGAAAACTTTATATTCATGCCCCATTGTCTCTGAATAGCAAAAGTAATTTGAGAACCTCCAGGCCTTCTTAGATAATCAATCATTAAAAAGTAGTTTGAAAGACACCAAATGTAGTTTCTCTACTTTTATCAAACTGCAAAGCAATAAAACTGTTTTAAGACACAAAGATCTTACTCAAATAATAGCTATCTATACACTATATGCAAAAACATGTTCACTGGTTTCAGTGGTGTTGTTAAGAGAAAAGGCGAGTCAGAACTTAAAAGACTGCAATCACAGAAACAAATTCAAATAGTATCAATGTCTTTATTTAAAAGAGATCATGCACAGATGAGATGCACATTTACCAGAAAGGAAGAGGGAATCTTCCACAGTAAGAAATCTTGCAGAGAGACATCTGTGTTTTAGTGGCATCCTTCCAGACACGGGGTAAGTTGTAAGAAATTGGGTAGAGCTGGGTTTCTACTCACCAAAGCCCAGACTCCTTGTGGCAAATGCTACATGAATGAGTTTTGGAAAATATACATGTAAACCTCATACAGGCTGAGGATGTGCGAGGGACTTCTCAAGAGTGACAATCTACACACAGCTAGCAGCTGCTATTGCTCTTTTTCTGACCATACTTGAGGCTGAAGGACACAATCTAGGCCCAGGCTATGAGAGTTGTCTCCCAAAGAAAACCTAAGAATGTTCAGAGAAGTTACCATTCTGTTTTGCCTCCTTCTTTATCTCACTGTTTCCAAATACTGTCTTCAGTCCTACTGACTGACCTGTGGTGATGAAAAGTGCCCACTAGATCTTCTTCCCTTTGAAATCAGGAACAAGACAGATCCAACTGACTCTAGAAGTTACTGGTAAAAATTATTAATCAGATTTAAGCCATTtagcccagctgcaggaagcCAAGGCAAAAGAAAGGGACAGATCTCAGAAACTCACGCTTAATAGGAGGTGACGAGGTAGCAGAACCTTTAAAAGACTCACCAGCATCCTCCAGAGACCACTGGcctagtttttaaaaatctacaaATACTCCTGGTGACCTAGCCACtgtcaggagcagggaaagggctgaCTTGTTAGTCCACAGGGAATGTGACATTACCTACATGAACACGCAGCAAGAGAAGGGGAGATCTGCAATAGGGCCCTCCTCTCTGTGCCAAATCACAAATCATTCAACTGCATGTTTGATTCATCCATTTATAAAAATCTCTAAGTAAAGACCAATACTCACCTGAAAGTTTTGACAAGATTTTTTAGCTCTGTGTAAACATCACCTGAAGCAATCTGAAGAGGACCCAAAACTGCAGATAATCTAGAAGGCAAAAGACACCAGTCAATAtacattttcctctctttctcatttcttctgaAGTAGGATTTCCACCAAAGCTTATCAAGGTtagtaaaaaggaaaagagattgACTTCTGTGCAGCAGACCAGGCCTATCGTTTTCATTTCAGCTCTCCCTGTGCGCTGGCTGGGCCAACACCTTCACAACCTTGTTAAAAATAAGCAGCTCTAGTTCTGTGTGAATGTGGAGATTTAAATATAATTCTACATATATCTACTTACTAGTTTCACCTTTCAGTtctgaaaaagtatttttacaaTTATGAGGATTAGAACTACAGGCCTTATACATTTTTTGAAGGTTTATATTTACTTGGCTCAAAAATAACAATACAAAAGGAAGCTGCATATCTATATGGGGTATTCACACATAATATACCTGCTAACCTCAGACTCACACAGATGCAACAGAAATGTCAGTCCACTGTGAGCTTGGCAGATGAAATCTAGATGATAGTTACcagaaaatttcaaaagaaagaaatagacaGGTTTCCTCCTTACTTATCTGTGCATAAAAAGGATAGACCGCACAAACTGCACATACTCTTTAACTAGTTGTCAGGATTCCCAAATGATGGAAATAACATCCTTTGTTTTTCACATTTAGGATTAAACTTTTTCCTCTATTTACTTGTTAAATAGTTAAAATTCTCTTGTATTTGAATATCCAGTGATTTGCACTTATATGCACATAACACTTACTGCATCAGTATTCTGGAAGACTGCATATTTTACAAAAACTGAACACAGGGTTCTTATGATGCTGGGCATATTTATTGCTTTATcacaatgaaaattatttcttgatTGTAACAGAACAACTGCATCAActcagaaaatttgaaaaaaatcgACATTTACAGACAAGACACTTGGGGGATGGTTTGATTCCATGGTTGTGGCCTATCCACACATGGTGCAGgtagagaaaaacagaaaggattttccttttattttggcagggatggggggctTGGTTGTGAggttttaagttaaaaaaaaggcTTCTGCAAAGCCTAGTTTGGCTAGGTAACACAAACTACAATGACAGAAAAGTAAATACCACTACCAAAGCCAAGAGAATGATGACCTTCAAACTCATTTATCTGCACTGCCTTGACAATGAGAATATTTTCAAGGTTCTCCCAACTTTGACAGATTCATAATTCTAACAGCTACATCAGAAATGCCTTAATCTCTTTTGTGACTCCAAAGCCCTTTGATGCATATGAAGAAGGTCTGATGTTTGCAAAGCTTTAAGATCCAATTGTGAGGGCCTTTAGTGGTTGTAGCTGGGGGCAGACTGATACCAGCCATCCAAACACGCATTACAAACTCTCTCTCTGTATGACATATCTTAAACAAGGATTTGTTTACAAGTAACAGTATGTTTAATGTACAAGACAAATATTTGAACTCCTCTCAATCAATTTCAAGTTTTTCAGTCTAAATGTAAGCAGTTGGTAGCTACAGACTGTGCAAACTGGCACTTACAACTGGACTGCAGCTGGCTGTTGCAGAAATAAGTAAGTCCTTTAGGGCAATAATGGGCTTAAGTTATGACTAGGGCCATCTGGAAAGAGCCAGGCCCATTCTTGGATGTGTTACTTAAAACAATGATGAACAAGCACCAACTTCAGACTGACATTCACCAAAGTAAAGGGTACTTAcgcttttctcagtttttcaaGGACAATTCGCTTCCTAATCTGCATTTGTGCATTTGAATCAACAAGTGGGAAGGTGAGATCTTCCTGCTGATCATCCTGTATTACACAAGAAATTTTAACAGCTATAACCTAGTGTTTAACTGAAGTCAGTACATCAAAAAAGTCACAGATaatcaataaatatttaaacattaaataacttttatctctgtaaaaaaaccaaccaaactcCTTTTTAATGGGCAGACACTTGCATAATCTGATGCAACATAAGTATGCAGCTAAtggaattttctctttctctatGAGAGATACTTATCCACTTATGACAGCAGAAACAAAGTACTAATTCTTTGAAGGTCTATTCAGGCTTCATAGAGCCTCCACACTGTTCCAGCAGACACTTACTCTGTCTTTGCTGGGATGCTCCCCTTCCTGTGCTTGTGTCGCTGCCTCCTCAGCCAAGACGTACCTTCCTTTATAGAACTCTTTTACCCGCAGTTCTAGGAGCTCTGTTTCTTCTTTTAGCTTTTCATAACTAGGCACAGGCTTAACTATTCCACTTGAGCCTGTGAAAGGTAAAGAGAAGTTCAAACTGTTTTCAGACTCCCCTACAGCAACAGAGCTGAGATCTTCAGGTGTATCTAAGTCATCCTCATCAAGTTCTTCAGTCTCCTGGCTGACAGATGCTATGCACTCTGATGAGCACAAAGAAGTATAGTTTGGGCCATagagaaatttaaaagtttCCTCAGTTCTCCATTCCATAAGTGTTTGCCTAAGTACTTCTAGTAAACTGCCTTTGGAATTAACTGGATGCCTCAGTTCAGGGTTTTTATGTTCTGTTGACTTAGCTAATGTTCTTTTAAGATGTTCTGCTCCTCTTTTGCTCACACCTAGAAAAACTATCTGTGATCCATATGTATTTTCAGAGATTTCTGAAGCACTTGATTTCCCAGGAGCAGTATTGTCTGAAGGTGGTGCAGTTACTTCATTATGAACAGAGCAAGCAGGTCTTTCTTCCTGAGTGTCTAATTTACAATGAGAGAGTTGTTCAGTGGCTTCTGCCACATCTGCATCTTCAGTTTTAGGGCTGGCATGGACTTTCTGAGCAGGCTTCTTTTTGAGAATGCTTTTTCTGTGCAATTGCTGTGCAAAATTGGCTGAACTTGACTGACTTCCTGGTAGGACAGAGGAAATAAATTCTTGTTCAGTATCAGTACTGCTGTCACTGGCTGTGTCATGAGAACGAGATTCACATGGATCTGAAGATATCCTAGGATTTTCAATGTCAGATGCTTTAATTACTTCATCACGTAGTTTCACCTCTTCTCCAGACTGTCCActacaaaagaaaacacaaatcatCAGTGAAATAAGAAATGGCTATTATCTGCAATAGCTTCTATTCTCGTGTAAGAATGATAAACAAAGCATTTCCCCCCTTATTGCAGAAGTGTAACTTTTTGCTTTAAGAATCATGTGCTCTTCTAAAAGTCTTCTTGAACTCTAAGAGTTGTACTATTCTACAATCAAAATGACAAGCATAGAGACTATTTAGAGAAGTGAGTTCTCAGCTGATTATTGGTAGTTAGAAAAGAACAGtataaacaaaatattattaaagACAGAACAATGTCAGACTTAGCATAATGaataatgcaatttttaaatgaagacaGGCATGTTAACATATGTAGGAATATAGTACCCTTAAATCAGGGGGACAGCTGAGCTGTTTCAGCATATGTAAGTTTGCCACCTAATGGCAACGTGTTgctaaagcaaacaaacagaaagtgCTCAGTGCACAGCAAGGTACAGCGAGATGACAGAGTAGCGTGATTTCATTTTGGCTCATATAGACCTTGGAGATTAAGAAGTACAGAGGCTTTCATCACATATAATTGGCACAATTTTCTTTATAAAGAATAGATGGCATAAAATATTCAAAGTACAAACAGTGTATTTGTTTCATATTTCAACAGGCTCAATTAAGACACACAATCCAAGAGCAGCTGTACACTAAATCATACAGATCAAATATGCTGGGTTAGaatcacaaaggaaaaaaaaagctttgcatAGGTTCTAGTAAGGTCTTTTTTATAACACAACAAATCAAAGATTCCCTTTGCATCTGCTATGATGCTAAATTTCTAGCTATAAGTGCAtctaacaacaaaaacaaaaattgctCAGTGTACCTCCGTCCCTCCTTCAGCAGCTCTATGTCGGGTGgtctgcaaaaagaaaacagaatgaacATTTTTCTGCTAAATCTATTCTCTTGAAATACACATGAATACAAAACCAGTTGAGTTTGGAAGGGACATCTGAGGATCTTCTAGTCCAACACCCTCTGTTCAAAGCAGATCACCCTTTGGTCTCTTCTTCAAACAAGAGAACATGCCAAGATCCTCAAAGATCATAAGGTTCCTACAGTAAGGACAATTCTGGGCTATTTATAGGAAAATGTTCcaattaatgtaaaaatatgaaTAGTCATGaaatttttacttattttaaattttacttcgTTACAAATTAGGCTGTcaagttatatttttttttaaagaaaatggttTTCAAAGGTTTCCAGAAACTAAAAATTGAATAAACATATTCTTATGAGTTTCTTTCCAAAGCCCTACTTGCAATTAATCTACTTCTATCTACTTCTAATCTACTAGTTATGAGGCAGCCTATCAGTCCTATTCCTCTTATCCAATACCAAATGTTAAAAATCTAATGTATCCTGTGACTGAAATAAAACCTCTTAAACAGACACTAAATGCAAGTCAGTGTACTAACACCTTTCAGTATATAAAAGACCCTGCAGGAAAGCTGCACCACTCATATCAATAAACTGAATTTGGAAACTAAAGGTGATAACATAGAGTGATTTAAATTTTTAGCTCCATATAATTCTTCTTTGGAGTTTTAAGTGGAGGTTGTAGTCTTTTCTGTCAAAGGAATTTCAACTATTCTACCGTGTCagtgtgtgcacatgtgtgtggTTGTGCAAAGAGGTGTAGCTAGCCAAGAACTATCTGggagtttgttggtttggttttttgaaaAGATCACCTCCCCACCACCAACCCAGAATAAATAATTAACTATGTCAGGCATAAAAGAACTGTACATTTTTGATGTGAAGAATAAAGGGAGATTTTAGAAACACTTTTCTTGACAATAGCAAAACATTATCTAAAAAGCACAGGTAAATGTAAACATTTAATGAAGAGTCGAGTTTTACCTACTAGAACACCTCAGATCTGATGAGGCTGCTCTAAAGCTCTTCTCTCATTGACCATAAATTTCATATGACAGCTATAACTCCAGCTGGTTTCTTTGCTGAAACCCAGGGACTATGAGAAGTAGCATCTTGGAGAATGAAAGCTGAGTAAATTTACTGAACAGTCTCTATGCCAGTCTTTGTTGTTCAACAGTGACACCCACTGGCTCCACTGAATATTTGCAAGCCCGTGTTTCCTAAGCTGGGAACATGGACTGCATACACTGTTCCAAAATGTTATTGCAGGAAGAACAAGACACG is part of the Zonotrichia leucophrys gambelii isolate GWCS_2022_RI chromosome 8, RI_Zleu_2.0, whole genome shotgun sequence genome and encodes:
- the RPAP2 gene encoding putative RNA polymerase II subunit B1 CTD phosphatase RPAP2 isoform X2; amino-acid sequence: MAMMAAGTGKPRRRRAGNKHSAAQKNEDAAQRKAALEAALRHKIECEKKALSIVEQLLEEDITEEFLLNCGKCITPSHYKDVVDERSIIKLCGYPLCHNKLENVPKQKYRISTKTNRVYDITERKCFCSNFCYRASKYFEAQISKSPVWMREEEKPPDIELLKEGRSGQSGEEVKLRDEVIKASDIENPRISSDPCESRSHDTASDSSTDTEQEFISSVLPGSQSSSANFAQQLHRKSILKKKPAQKVHASPKTEDADVAEATEQLSHCKLDTQEERPACSVHNEVTAPPSDNTAPGKSSASEISENTYGSQIVFLGVSKRGAEHLKRTLAKSTEHKNPELRHPVNSKGSLLEVLRQTLMEWRTEETFKFLYGPNYTSLCSSECIASVSQETEELDEDDLDTPEDLSSVAVGESENSLNFSLPFTGSSGIVKPVPSYEKLKEETELLELRVKEFYKGRYVLAEEAATQAQEGEHPSKDRDDQQEDLTFPLVDSNAQMQIRKRIVLEKLRKALSAVLGPLQIASGDVYTELKNLVKTFRLSQTTPLFKNTQTSPMYTQFLTTLLEELHFKNEDLESLTRIFRMD
- the RPAP2 gene encoding putative RNA polymerase II subunit B1 CTD phosphatase RPAP2 isoform X1; the encoded protein is MAMMAAGTGKPRRRRAGNKHSAAQKNEDAAQRKAALEAALRHKIECEKKALSIVEQLLEEDITEEFLLNCGKCITPSHYKDVVDERSIIKLCGYPLCHNKLENVPKQKYRISTKTNRVYDITERKCFCSNFCYRASKYFEAQISKSPVWMREEEKPPDIELLKEGRSGQSGEEVKLRDEVIKASDIENPRISSDPCESRSHDTASDSSTDTEQEFISSVLPGSQSSSANFAQQLHRKSILKKKPAQKVHASPKTEDADVAEATEQLSHCKLDTQEERPACSVHNEVTAPPSDNTAPGKSSASEISENTYGSQIVFLGVSKRGAEHLKRTLAKSTEHKNPELRHPVNSKGSLLEVLRQTLMEWRTEETFKFLYGPNYTSLCSSECIASVSQETEELDEDDLDTPEDLSSVAVGESENSLNFSLPFTGSSGIVKPVPSYEKLKEETELLELRVKEFYKGRYVLAEEAATQAQEGEHPSKDRDDQQEDLTFPLVDSNAQMQIRKRIVLEKLRKALSAVLGPLQIASGDVYTELKNLVKTFRLTNRNIIHKMPEWTLIAIVLLSVLSQTTPLFKNTQTSPMYTQFLTTLLEELHFKNEDLESLTRIFRMD